From Sulfurovum xiamenensis, one genomic window encodes:
- a CDS encoding HNH endonuclease, translated as MISTPVQFDASDLTLINSKITSPSFTSNNWSDSDLSDLKDKIKTHYLKVQGNKCPYCQQIIRSSNGRYWDIEHIISRATQKNFMFEPQNLCVSCVDCNSRKSNKKTTTSKASQNLPTNTKLYLIIHPHFDIYEEHIMTIKAGFYYLSLKPKGEKTIEICGLNRFYEFAEYNDDVADDDRIFLLSERLVKEQDPKKKLALRKEIAYLALLCSIES; from the coding sequence ATGATTAGTACACCAGTCCAATTTGATGCAAGTGATTTAACACTAATAAATTCGAAAATAACTAGTCCTTCCTTTACGTCTAATAATTGGAGCGATAGTGATTTGTCAGACTTAAAAGATAAAATAAAAACTCATTATCTGAAAGTTCAGGGAAATAAGTGTCCATATTGTCAACAAATAATACGATCAAGCAATGGTCGTTATTGGGATATTGAGCATATAATATCTAGGGCTACTCAGAAAAACTTCATGTTTGAACCCCAAAACCTTTGTGTATCCTGTGTTGACTGCAACTCTAGAAAAAGTAATAAAAAAACAACTACTAGTAAAGCAAGTCAAAACTTACCAACCAATACAAAGCTTTATTTAATCATTCACCCACATTTTGACATTTATGAAGAGCACATAATGACCATTAAAGCAGGATTTTATTATCTTTCTCTAAAACCAAAAGGTGAAAAGACCATAGAAATATGTGGACTAAATAGGTTTTATGAATTTGCAGAATATAATGATGATGTAGCCGATGATGACCGAATATTTTTGTTGTCAGAAAGACTCGTAAAAGAACAAGATCCGAAAAAGAAACTAGCATTACGAAAAGAAATTGCATACTTGGCTTTGTTGTGTAGTATTGAATCTTAG
- a CDS encoding retron Eco8 family effector endonuclease: MEYMAVKSIKIKNLLSFDELMIDNFEDITCIVGMNNSGKSNLLKLIRFFYNKLDGKRELPPTLNSNYSTFGTITITYLISSRIKKQLKKQGKKNLFKDKKNSSSFWTYIDDINHDTFYDLTLKIHSNDLVEWSIVDYEILYTIRYLFPFFDIEARHIDLHNWDKLWQIVSSLKSFNLKKLEQSFFSQKNTEYTNYLNILNSTIETTKYTYKEKVLAYIKIGLEGDKFLIENQNLETQSDGTNAHKFIELSLKLFILLTRREYITPIIYIDEPELGLHPKRNEELIENIYKIYNDNKSKTPYPTIIFATHSPNIVKQTIKLFNSNQQILHFSKKNDTPTIVQKMNSTYDDRRFLNIFSDNEARLFFSNFIFFVEGETELEIFQNKKIIEKFSKLRKIDVYATNNVVLKYINPSYANTAIPYLILYDADKILDIDLEKNKINLKNEVVNFNKLKKKYNNSYRNFKNKSVHNDVLKAINTYLSIIENPKLKIKKKMYIESFTYNGKNYSYNNLMEYCNEYIFKRENKFFTRTTIEETLINEKSLDLFKKWLKNIFMESIQIKDNDKKENDGKTIKTIQKMMQKYPKEVKLPQVFNIIFTTKEYYTANIPENEKKFAEKIKMRYFQSIMRFIDKHFKNDKELVTLFLLIFNGKTETLISRENTNYMTYINEDYRDLIKTIRLEKFEKLDYLFSKTSGWATSFLNYAINEIEKGKEENVFRKEFKKYFGELYDIITLIEEKLKFDR, encoded by the coding sequence ATGGAGTATATGGCCGTTAAATCTATAAAAATAAAAAACTTGTTATCTTTTGATGAATTGATGATTGATAATTTTGAAGATATAACTTGTATAGTTGGAATGAACAATTCTGGAAAATCCAACTTACTAAAACTTATTCGATTCTTCTATAATAAACTTGATGGTAAACGAGAGCTACCTCCTACATTAAATTCAAACTATAGCACTTTTGGTACAATTACAATAACATATTTAATATCATCAAGAATAAAGAAACAACTTAAAAAACAAGGTAAAAAAAATTTATTTAAGGATAAAAAAAATTCATCAAGTTTCTGGACGTATATTGATGATATCAATCACGACACATTTTATGATCTAACTTTAAAAATACATTCGAATGATTTAGTTGAATGGTCAATTGTAGATTACGAGATTTTATATACGATTCGATATTTATTTCCATTTTTTGATATAGAAGCTCGGCACATAGATTTACATAATTGGGATAAGCTTTGGCAAATCGTAAGTAGTTTAAAGTCATTTAATTTAAAAAAGTTGGAGCAAAGTTTTTTTAGTCAAAAGAATACAGAATATACTAATTATCTTAATATACTTAACTCAACTATAGAAACTACAAAATATACATATAAAGAGAAGGTGTTAGCCTATATTAAAATAGGACTTGAAGGAGATAAGTTTTTAATTGAAAATCAAAATCTAGAAACGCAATCTGATGGAACAAATGCCCATAAGTTCATAGAGTTATCTTTAAAATTATTTATTTTATTAACTAGAAGAGAATACATTACACCAATTATTTATATCGATGAACCAGAGCTTGGGTTACACCCAAAACGGAATGAAGAACTAATAGAAAATATTTATAAAATATATAATGATAATAAAAGTAAAACTCCATATCCAACAATTATTTTTGCCACACACTCACCGAATATCGTAAAACAGACTATAAAACTTTTTAATAGCAATCAACAAATCTTACATTTTTCAAAAAAGAATGACACCCCAACCATTGTTCAAAAAATGAATTCGACATATGATGATAGAAGGTTTTTAAATATATTCAGTGATAATGAGGCAAGGTTGTTTTTTAGTAACTTTATCTTTTTTGTTGAGGGGGAAACAGAATTAGAAATTTTTCAAAATAAAAAAATTATAGAGAAATTCTCAAAATTGAGAAAAATAGATGTCTATGCAACCAATAATGTTGTGCTTAAGTATATAAACCCTTCTTATGCTAATACAGCCATTCCATATTTGATACTTTATGATGCAGATAAAATATTGGATATTGATTTGGAAAAAAATAAAATAAATTTAAAGAATGAAGTTGTCAATTTTAATAAGTTAAAGAAAAAATATAATAACTCATATAGAAACTTTAAAAATAAATCTGTTCATAATGATGTCCTAAAAGCAATAAATACATATTTAAGTATTATTGAAAATCCAAAATTAAAAATTAAAAAAAAGATGTATATAGAGAGCTTTACTTATAATGGTAAAAATTATAGCTATAACAACTTGATGGAATATTGTAATGAATATATATTTAAAAGAGAAAATAAATTTTTCACTAGGACAACAATTGAAGAAACATTAATAAATGAAAAGAGTTTAGATTTATTTAAAAAATGGTTAAAAAATATTTTTATGGAGTCGATTCAAATAAAAGATAATGATAAAAAAGAAAATGATGGCAAAACTATAAAAACAATACAAAAAATGATGCAAAAGTATCCAAAGGAAGTTAAGTTACCACAAGTTTTCAACATTATTTTTACAACTAAAGAATATTACACAGCCAACATTCCTGAAAATGAGAAAAAATTTGCAGAAAAAATTAAAATGAGATATTTTCAATCCATAATGAGATTTATAGATAAGCATTTCAAAAATGACAAAGAGCTCGTCACACTATTTTTATTAATATTTAATGGAAAGACAGAAACATTAATAAGTAGAGAGAATACAAATTATATGACTTATATTAATGAGGACTATAGAGATTTAATAAAAACCATAAGGCTTGAAAAATTTGAAAAACTTGATTATTTGTTCTCTAAAACAAGTGGTTGGGCAACTAGTTTTCTAAATTATGCAATTAATGAAATTGAAAAAGGTAAAGAAGAAAATGTCTTTAGAAAAGAATTTAAAAAATATTTTGGGGAACTTTATGATATTATTACACTCATTGAAGAAAAACTTAAGTTTGACAGATAA
- a CDS encoding reverse transcriptase family protein, with the protein MNLLHKPFFKSIIVNNKVPVISKEEIKEFSIGKNYFYKIENKNITSLHKQINKIFVEKIPLNNASVAFRKNRSYLHLFEPHRNNYNFLRLDIRSFFHSIEVKYIKKIFKNYIADDEYIDKENTQSLLAAFINVITYEVPENSQNQKFKGKRILPMGFITSPAISNIIFRPLDIQIQKICAQRGITYTRYADDMLFSSVKKSEYLYSDDFIKEIRIILRQMNFKLNEHKTIKSKHTLSLNGYTLQYSSHTTDGIFSTEDVIQEVRLSNKKINIIKKMVHMINTQKKPSDYILKKLCNYQLKWNGDPETPDFLKYNNDQLVNRLTGYRAYLLSIIQFNRKYNCTQEKTIKKYLGIVKDLEGIIGRMR; encoded by the coding sequence ATGAATTTACTTCATAAACCATTTTTTAAATCAATTATAGTTAATAATAAAGTTCCTGTTATTTCGAAAGAAGAAATTAAAGAATTTTCAATTGGTAAGAACTATTTTTATAAAATAGAAAATAAGAACATTACTTCTTTACATAAGCAAATAAATAAAATTTTCGTAGAAAAGATTCCATTGAATAATGCCTCAGTAGCTTTTAGAAAAAATCGTTCTTATTTACATTTATTTGAACCTCATCGCAATAATTATAATTTTTTACGCTTAGATATAAGATCTTTTTTTCATTCTATTGAAGTGAAATACATAAAAAAAATTTTTAAAAACTATATCGCAGACGATGAATATATAGATAAAGAAAATACTCAATCACTTTTAGCTGCTTTTATTAATGTAATAACATATGAAGTCCCAGAAAATAGTCAAAATCAAAAGTTTAAAGGTAAAAGAATTTTACCTATGGGATTTATAACATCTCCAGCTATATCAAATATAATTTTTAGACCATTAGATATTCAAATTCAAAAAATATGTGCTCAAAGAGGAATAACATATACTCGTTATGCTGATGACATGTTATTTTCATCAGTTAAAAAAAGTGAATATTTATATTCAGATGATTTTATCAAAGAAATACGGATTATTCTTAGACAAATGAACTTTAAATTAAATGAACATAAAACAATTAAGTCTAAACATACATTATCTTTAAATGGATATACATTACAGTATTCAAGTCATACAACAGATGGTATATTTAGTACTGAGGATGTAATTCAGGAAGTACGTCTTTCAAATAAAAAAATAAATATTATTAAGAAAATGGTACACATGATCAATACTCAAAAAAAACCATCAGATTATATTTTAAAAAAATTATGTAATTATCAATTAAAGTGGAATGGTGATCCTGAAACACCTGATTTCTTAAAATATAATAATGATCAATTAGTTAACCGATTAACAGGATACCGAGCTTATCTATTATCTATTATACAATTTAATAGAAAATATAATTGTACACAGGAAAAGACCATTAAAAAATATCTAGGTATTGTAAAAGATTTAGAGGGGATTATTGGACGAATGCGTTAA
- the pyrF gene encoding orotidine-5'-phosphate decarboxylase: protein MELCVALDLPSAEENLALAESLKSYNVWMKVGFRAYIRDGKPFIEALKAINPDFKIFLDLKLYDIPNTMADAAEEIAKIGVDMFNIHASAGAVAMRTVMERLAPYENRPLVLAVTALTSFDEANFQSIYEKSIDEKAEQFAKMSYENGLDGVVCSTFESRAIKNATSETFLTLCPGIRPFGEDAGDQQRVATLDLANKEGVDYPVVGRPIYKDSDPQSKVEEILKVITTF from the coding sequence ATGGAACTATGTGTAGCACTTGATCTGCCGTCAGCTGAAGAGAATCTGGCTCTAGCCGAGTCACTCAAATCATACAATGTTTGGATGAAAGTAGGATTCCGTGCCTACATCCGTGACGGAAAACCTTTTATAGAAGCCCTCAAAGCGATCAACCCTGATTTCAAGATATTTTTAGACCTCAAACTTTACGATATCCCCAACACTATGGCTGATGCAGCAGAAGAGATAGCCAAGATAGGTGTAGATATGTTCAACATCCATGCATCAGCAGGGGCTGTAGCGATGAGAACAGTGATGGAGAGACTGGCTCCTTATGAAAACCGTCCGTTAGTACTGGCTGTAACGGCTCTGACCTCTTTTGATGAAGCAAACTTTCAGAGTATCTACGAGAAAAGCATAGACGAAAAAGCTGAACAGTTCGCAAAAATGAGTTATGAAAACGGTTTGGACGGTGTGGTATGTTCAACCTTTGAGAGCAGGGCGATCAAAAATGCAACCTCTGAGACATTCTTGACCCTCTGCCCTGGTATAAGACCTTTTGGAGAAGATGCAGGAGATCAACAGCGTGTGGCAACACTCGATCTAGCAAATAAAGAGGGAGTAGACTACCCTGTAGTAGGAAGACCTATCTACAAAGACAGTGATCCTCAAAGCAAAGTAGAAGAGATACTGAAAGTAATCACTACTTTTTGA
- a CDS encoding peptidylprolyl isomerase: MFGRETKRYDIVESVMDTYNYAKFTTSKGVIWAKLFKDDAPNTVANFAHLAETGFYNGLKFHRVIPGFMAQGGCPHSKDNPAMAGTGGPGWQIDCETDTSTHPHRRGVLSMAHAGPNTGGSQFFITFVATPHLDGVHTVFGAIDEDDTESFMVLDQIQQNDDIISIEVVESRA; this comes from the coding sequence ATGTTTGGAAGAGAAACAAAAAGATACGATATCGTTGAATCTGTAATGGATACATACAACTACGCTAAATTCACGACTTCTAAAGGAGTGATCTGGGCTAAGCTCTTTAAAGATGATGCACCTAACACCGTTGCAAACTTTGCTCACCTTGCAGAAACAGGATTCTATAATGGCCTCAAATTTCATAGAGTGATCCCTGGATTTATGGCACAAGGTGGTTGCCCACACTCTAAAGATAATCCAGCTATGGCTGGTACAGGTGGTCCAGGCTGGCAGATAGACTGTGAGACTGACACAAGTACGCATCCGCATAGAAGAGGAGTACTCTCTATGGCACATGCAGGACCAAACACAGGTGGAAGCCAGTTCTTCATCACATTCGTTGCGACACCGCACCTTGACGGTGTTCACACTGTATTTGGTGCGATCGACGAAGATGATACTGAGAGTTTCATGGTTCTAGACCAGATTCAACAAAATGATGACATCATCAGTATTGAAGTGGTTGAGTCAAGAGCGTAA
- a CDS encoding NAD(+) synthase, producing the protein MFGYYRVASAVNKTIVGNPAKNAEEIITLIQDAYAKEVSVVVFPELTLTGYTASDLFLNQTLIASQNEKLAYILQQTSDIHTIAIIGLALLEADRLYNCAAVLQNGKILGIVPKSYLPNKKEFYEKRQFITGRDITRTTTELYGEEIPFGVDLLFSDSKEMTFGVELCEDLWAVTPPSNHMANNGANLLFNLSASNELIGKAEYREELVRTQSGRCMAAYVYASAGVGESTTDTVFGGHAIISEYGSTLAQNERFSLENTLITADVDLERLRWLRLNESSYSDGRRKKTRIIKVDNLPEITTLDRKINPMPFVPSLFEEKKHRCDEIVQIQAHGLIKRMSHAHITKAVIGISGGLDSTLALLSTHRAFEIMGWDHTNIIAVTMPGFGTTSRTKSNAVKLCEALGVTLRTIDITDISHKEFEAIEHNVNEHSVTYENVQARARTSILMNMANKEGGLVIGTGDLSEVALGWSTYNGDHMSMYAINSSIPKTLIQYVIEYFKYDESIADVIDDILDTPISPELLPHKEDEIVQETESIVGPYALHDFFLYHFIKYGAKPAKIRFLATLAFEGKYDQETITKWLKLFLKRFFTQQFKRSCMPDGPKVGTISLSPRADWKMASDADVEIWLEELEK; encoded by the coding sequence ATGTTTGGATATTATAGGGTTGCATCGGCTGTGAATAAGACCATCGTGGGAAATCCTGCAAAAAATGCCGAAGAGATTATCACACTTATCCAAGATGCATACGCTAAAGAGGTTAGTGTCGTTGTATTCCCGGAGCTGACGCTTACAGGATACACTGCCAGTGACCTTTTCCTTAATCAAACACTCATTGCTTCTCAAAATGAGAAACTCGCATATATCTTACAACAAACATCAGATATCCATACCATTGCCATCATAGGCTTAGCACTGCTTGAAGCAGACAGGCTCTACAATTGTGCCGCTGTACTGCAAAACGGAAAGATCCTGGGTATCGTACCTAAAAGCTATCTGCCGAACAAAAAAGAGTTCTATGAAAAACGTCAATTTATCACAGGCAGAGATATCACCAGAACCACCACAGAGCTGTATGGAGAGGAGATACCTTTCGGGGTGGACCTTCTTTTCAGTGATTCAAAAGAGATGACCTTTGGTGTGGAGCTATGTGAAGACCTTTGGGCTGTGACCCCTCCTAGCAACCATATGGCAAACAATGGTGCCAACCTCCTCTTTAACCTGTCAGCAAGTAATGAGCTCATAGGTAAAGCCGAATACCGCGAAGAGCTGGTACGTACACAGAGTGGTCGTTGTATGGCTGCCTATGTCTATGCTTCTGCAGGCGTAGGTGAATCTACCACTGATACCGTTTTTGGAGGACATGCCATCATCTCTGAATATGGTTCTACCTTGGCTCAAAATGAGCGTTTTAGCCTAGAGAACACTCTCATCACAGCGGATGTAGACCTGGAACGTTTACGATGGCTCAGACTCAATGAATCGAGCTACTCTGATGGCAGACGTAAAAAAACACGGATCATCAAAGTGGATAACCTGCCAGAGATCACTACACTAGATCGCAAGATCAACCCAATGCCATTCGTACCTTCACTTTTTGAAGAGAAAAAGCACCGTTGCGACGAGATTGTGCAGATCCAAGCCCATGGCCTCATTAAGCGTATGAGCCATGCACATATCACAAAAGCAGTCATAGGCATCTCTGGGGGACTTGACTCTACACTTGCCCTACTCTCCACGCACAGAGCATTTGAGATCATGGGATGGGACCATACCAATATCATCGCAGTAACCATGCCTGGCTTTGGTACCACAAGCCGTACCAAATCCAATGCGGTCAAACTCTGTGAAGCCCTGGGCGTTACACTAAGAACGATAGATATCACCGATATCTCTCACAAAGAATTTGAAGCCATAGAGCATAACGTCAACGAACACTCTGTGACCTATGAGAATGTGCAGGCACGCGCAAGAACCTCCATACTGATGAACATGGCCAACAAAGAAGGCGGGCTTGTCATCGGTACAGGTGACCTTAGCGAAGTGGCTTTAGGCTGGTCTACCTACAATGGTGACCACATGAGTATGTATGCGATCAATTCCAGTATTCCAAAGACACTCATACAGTATGTGATCGAGTATTTTAAATATGATGAGAGCATAGCTGATGTCATAGACGATATCCTGGATACACCTATAAGCCCTGAACTGCTTCCTCATAAAGAGGATGAAATTGTTCAGGAGACAGAGAGCATTGTCGGTCCTTATGCACTGCATGATTTCTTTCTGTACCATTTCATCAAGTATGGTGCCAAACCGGCGAAAATACGTTTCCTGGCCACTTTAGCCTTTGAAGGAAAATATGATCAAGAGACCATTACAAAATGGCTCAAACTCTTCTTAAAACGTTTCTTCACTCAGCAGTTCAAACGTTCATGTATGCCGGATGGGCCCAAAGTAGGTACCATCTCTTTAAGCCCCAGGGCAGATTGGAAGATGGCCAGTGATGCAGATGTAGAGATCTGGTTAGAGGAGTTAGAGAAATGA
- a CDS encoding DUF502 domain-containing protein: MRSNNTIKHFINTMIQGLFWLLPIVATIIIISWLYTNIENVLGSMFRLIGFMPEKYLFLWEALALVVFLIILYILGHLARTKLANLFEYLFSKIPGYTTIRELVGIFNSSKKGKNQVLVVAIKGFGNEGYNIGLMYSQKESIIKDHYTITLSMSPIPNGGFMFEIHKDKIYVIENATFDNNLQYLLSMGVKSFAEILRIEPKSIDEFTPLCEWIKNNEG, from the coding sequence ATGAGATCCAACAATACGATAAAACACTTCATCAACACGATGATCCAGGGGCTGTTCTGGCTTTTACCGATCGTTGCTACGATCATTATCATTTCATGGCTCTATACCAATATAGAAAATGTATTGGGTAGTATGTTCAGACTAATCGGATTCATGCCTGAAAAGTATCTCTTTTTATGGGAAGCTCTGGCTCTTGTTGTCTTTTTAATTATACTTTATATTCTCGGACATCTTGCACGGACAAAACTTGCAAACCTCTTTGAATACCTCTTTTCCAAAATACCCGGATACACTACGATCAGGGAACTCGTAGGTATTTTCAACTCTTCCAAAAAAGGTAAAAATCAGGTATTGGTCGTAGCGATCAAAGGTTTTGGAAATGAAGGGTACAATATAGGACTAATGTATTCACAAAAAGAGAGTATCATCAAAGACCACTACACCATTACACTCTCCATGTCACCCATACCAAACGGTGGATTTATGTTTGAGATCCATAAAGACAAGATCTATGTCATAGAGAATGCCACATTTGATAACAACCTGCAATACCTGCTCTCTATGGGGGTGAAAAGTTTTGCCGAAATTCTAAGGATTGAACCCAAAAGCATAGATGAATTCACCCCGCTTTGTGAGTGGATCAAAAACAATGAAGGGTAA
- a CDS encoding cold-shock protein, with product MATLVNGTVKWFNDEKGYGFIQQENGGDDVFVHFRQVNNENGGRVTLNEGQAVTFEIGEGQKGPQAENVTAL from the coding sequence ATGGCAACATTAGTAAACGGAACTGTTAAATGGTTCAATGATGAAAAAGGTTACGGATTTATTCAACAAGAAAATGGTGGAGACGATGTATTCGTACATTTTCGTCAAGTGAACAACGAAAATGGTGGTCGTGTAACATTGAACGAAGGTCAAGCGGTAACATTTGAAATCGGTGAAGGTCAAAAAGGGCCACAAGCTGAGAACGTAACTGCACTCTAG
- a CDS encoding DUF4139 domain-containing protein yields MKFTTSLAILLLSGNMSYASSLAVYQDNTFYTFTPKNNFLGFSKGLKARCGGSTLPMEITTSCPSDDRLCQVMTDLKNVEQKLQAVQHNSKFLKQLASLPQPTTVDATFLIESAKELGNAQARLLEEEKGLRQEAEMKESAFDKQAPSRHAIKSVKRCDQELDLTLPYGYVSFSTAYEADIEDEKEVEVTQYLSITNRSGIDIEADSAMFYYRDAHQTVYPTHFYPWVVRKYEPMPLVAKRAKGKREQMDMLMMAEQRAAPSVSYEDAREYKIDKLVLPSTGVPLEIKVVRWKAPLSCEIRAYPYTNTQAFHVCSFEPKYQIEHNQWKVNSSQELINEKAQGEYREGRYDIYTKVEEDINIVRKPIVNKERETGIFGGTVRKKDGYRISITNKSDKVKTLTLIERIPTSTTEEITSKLLSINSKKKVDYNILKEGQIEIKLTLAPHEMKKIEVLFELSYDKDLKVKY; encoded by the coding sequence ATGAAATTCACTACTTCTCTTGCCATACTACTTTTAAGTGGAAACATGAGCTATGCTTCTTCTCTTGCTGTCTATCAGGACAATACTTTTTACACATTTACACCAAAAAACAATTTTCTAGGCTTTTCCAAAGGTCTAAAAGCAAGGTGTGGGGGAAGCACACTCCCAATGGAGATAACGACCAGTTGTCCTTCGGATGATAGGTTATGTCAGGTTATGACGGATTTAAAAAATGTAGAGCAAAAGCTGCAAGCTGTGCAGCACAACAGTAAGTTTTTAAAACAACTTGCATCATTGCCACAACCAACAACTGTAGATGCCACGTTCTTGATCGAGTCTGCAAAAGAACTTGGCAATGCACAGGCAAGACTTTTAGAAGAAGAGAAGGGCTTGCGTCAAGAAGCAGAAATGAAAGAAAGTGCATTTGATAAACAGGCACCTAGCAGACATGCGATAAAGAGTGTTAAAAGATGTGATCAAGAACTTGACCTTACCCTTCCTTACGGGTATGTCTCTTTTTCTACAGCTTATGAAGCCGATATAGAAGATGAAAAAGAAGTAGAGGTGACACAATACCTCTCTATCACCAACAGAAGTGGTATCGATATTGAAGCAGATAGCGCTATGTTCTATTATCGTGATGCCCATCAAACTGTCTATCCAACACACTTTTATCCATGGGTGGTCAGAAAGTATGAACCAATGCCACTCGTAGCTAAAAGGGCTAAGGGAAAAAGAGAACAAATGGATATGCTGATGATGGCAGAACAAAGAGCTGCACCTTCAGTCTCTTATGAAGATGCCAGAGAGTATAAGATAGATAAACTTGTGTTGCCTTCAACCGGCGTACCTTTGGAGATAAAAGTAGTGAGATGGAAAGCACCACTTTCATGTGAAATCCGTGCCTATCCTTATACCAATACGCAAGCATTTCATGTCTGTTCTTTTGAACCAAAATATCAAATAGAGCATAATCAATGGAAAGTAAACTCTTCTCAGGAGTTGATCAACGAAAAGGCACAAGGAGAGTATAGGGAAGGGAGATACGACATTTACACCAAAGTAGAAGAAGATATTAACATAGTACGCAAGCCCATAGTGAATAAGGAACGTGAAACAGGTATATTTGGCGGTACTGTACGGAAGAAGGATGGGTATAGGATTTCGATCACAAACAAATCTGACAAGGTAAAAACACTTACGCTTATAGAACGCATACCTACATCTACAACAGAAGAGATCACATCAAAACTTTTAAGTATTAACTCTAAGAAAAAAGTTGACTACAACATACTTAAAGAGGGACAGATAGAAATAAAACTTACGTTAGCACCCCATGAAATGAAAAAAATAGAAGTACTGTTTGAATTATCGTACGATAAAGATCTGAAAGTGAAGTATTAA
- a CDS encoding c-type cytochrome: MRLLLILLPLMLWGEEDFISHYEYGEMLYANPRGVSCAQCHGESGEGQIIVEYRDIHGKQALKGSDIRRDSLDDMIKAVSTYHKVMPRYYLTNEEVKAIYDYLQKKNQAYLSQFTESNSTE; this comes from the coding sequence ATGAGACTATTATTGATATTACTGCCTTTAATGTTATGGGGAGAAGAAGATTTTATTTCACACTATGAGTATGGTGAAATGCTTTATGCGAATCCCAGAGGCGTAAGCTGTGCACAATGTCATGGAGAAAGCGGTGAAGGCCAAATCATTGTTGAATACAGGGATATACATGGAAAACAGGCTTTAAAAGGTTCAGATATACGTAGAGACTCACTCGATGACATGATCAAAGCAGTGAGTACCTATCATAAAGTCATGCCCCGTTATTATTTGACCAATGAAGAGGTCAAAGCGATCTATGATTATCTACAGAAAAAAAATCAGGCATACCTGTCACAATTCACAGAGAGTAACAGTACGGAATAA
- the folD gene encoding bifunctional methylenetetrahydrofolate dehydrogenase/methenyltetrahydrofolate cyclohydrolase FolD, giving the protein MQLIDGKSLAKKVQTTVATEVAKLKQEKNIVPGLAVILVGDDPASHAYVKMKAKACENVGFYSITHNMPDTISQDEIIATIEMMNNNPRIDGILVQLPLPKQIDTDKILEVIDPKKDVDGFHAYNVGRLVTGLDSFVACTPLGVMKMFEEYEIDLRGKDVCVVGASNIVGKPMASLLLNAEATVTITHIHTKDLKAHTSKADIVVVGVGVPGLIKEDMVKEGAIVIDIGINRIEDGSLVGDVDFKNVSPKCSYITPVPGGVGPMTIAMLLSNTLKSAKARA; this is encoded by the coding sequence ATGCAACTCATCGATGGTAAATCCTTAGCCAAAAAAGTGCAAACTACAGTCGCTACTGAAGTCGCAAAACTCAAACAAGAAAAAAATATCGTTCCAGGACTTGCAGTCATCCTCGTAGGTGATGATCCTGCCAGTCATGCCTATGTTAAAATGAAAGCAAAAGCGTGTGAGAATGTAGGATTTTACTCTATCACACATAACATGCCTGATACGATCAGTCAAGATGAGATCATAGCAACCATAGAGATGATGAACAACAACCCGCGTATAGATGGTATATTGGTGCAGCTTCCCTTACCTAAACAGATCGATACGGACAAGATACTTGAAGTCATAGATCCGAAAAAAGATGTGGATGGTTTCCATGCCTATAATGTTGGACGTTTGGTCACAGGACTTGACAGTTTTGTTGCATGTACGCCACTTGGTGTTATGAAAATGTTTGAAGAGTACGAGATCGACCTCAGAGGTAAAGATGTATGTGTGGTAGGTGCAAGTAACATCGTCGGTAAACCTATGGCTTCCCTTCTTCTTAATGCAGAAGCCACAGTGACCATTACCCACATCCATACCAAGGACCTGAAAGCACATACAAGCAAAGCAGATATCGTTGTTGTAGGTGTAGGTGTTCCTGGGCTTATCAAAGAAGATATGGTGAAAGAAGGTGCTATTGTCATAGATATCGGTATAAACCGTATAGAAGACGGTTCACTCGTAGGTGATGTAGACTTTAAAAATGTAAGTCCAAAATGTTCTTACATTACTCCTGTACCAGGCGGAGTGGGTCCTATGACCATAGCAATGCTTTTGAGCAATACACTGAAGTCAGCGAAAGCCAGAGCATAA